From the Apis cerana isolate GH-2021 linkage group LG3, AcerK_1.0, whole genome shotgun sequence genome, one window contains:
- the LOC107999831 gene encoding dynein regulatory complex protein 1 produces MSIFDKSEISQIIEEPSILSSDPVERKLARRLRIQRRIEERDKQIKAQDQEIEEITDIEKQIFDSIEALEKLTVEGDEVIAGVKIASDAKELERRKEVEEKRQKLLEILEEENKIYMEKYDEITKKWPDILALKHPLDIHDEIELQNAKGLEILKKKDDFIALLKEELENADLMFAEDVKKQNEDINLLIERMESQVKTMTKAYRHEMELIETVIESERKIMMEISMEKWNVLYKKLQEDTFEEKEKRKEIIKEYEKEMEKVIIEHQEEFRKQKIMYELEIQNLQQEVQNMKALCIMNVEKLDYNFAVLKRRDEENTIVKNQQKRKINKLQDVINNLKKTHSALEESKKAEIQKLTNQILKSQKSVLELEKKSDYLAIINDKKYMQVWDMNIKTANELIDKILTADRIIHEQLLLLEWQPPEEQLLKKEDLPSYCGAMCALKTEQEEAKKRRTISKLYKPPTTLEEINLERRLLNHIFKLISNQCDYLIEDTLKILLSEYTEENNLLIRLDKVFEALKITNEQELQFLLNFFLPYAHCPTCIIKIVKIPSEEITESSSLSTLPEIYENDFDTEEIKLIGAVKAALYDESKTSDKRETETQTKEIISEESSLIDSTGVETYIASTCISEGIIEITDAAGESKRLLTCDKGHLLAIETEFVLNAVKEFVERCEFVRKEISLDKDAIKEKITVSRNITEKDIIDFWERYRNIFSKDKEKLWDNLLVGLKQYYEVLKERHKLNAEIKALRKQNTEMRRLLSGNIPEPEIMQQIQKDIMNSTFDM; encoded by the exons attgccGGTGTTAAAATCGCAAGCGATGCCAAGGAATTGGAAAGACGAAAGGAAGTGGAAGAGAAGAGGCAGAAATTATTGGAGATCCTCGaggaagaaaacaaaatatatatggagAAATACGATGAAATTACGAAGAAATGGCCTGATATACTTGCCTTGAAACATCCACTAGATATTCATGATGAAATAGAACTTCAAAATGCCAAGGGTCTCgaaattctaaagaaaaagGACGATTTCATCGCTCTATTGAAGGAAGAGTTGGAGAATGCCGATTTAATGTTCGCTGAAGATGTGAAGAAACAGaacgaagatattaatttactcATCGAAAGAATGGAAAGTCAA GTGAAAACGATGACTAAAGCTTATCGCCATGAAATGGAACTGATCGAAACTGTTATCGAATCTGAGCGTAAGATAATGATGGAAATTTCTATGGAAAAATGGAATGTTCTGTATAAAAAGCTTCAAGAGGATACTTttgaggagaaggagaaaagaaaggaaataataaaagaatatgagAAGGAGATGGAGAAAGTAATAATAGAACATCAAGAGGAATTTAGAAAGCAAAAGATCATGTACGAGTTGGAAATACAGAATCTTCAACAGGAAGTGCAAAATATGAAAGCTTTGTGTATAATGAATGTTGAGAAATTGGATTACAATTTTGCAGTGTTGAAGCGGCGAGACGAAGAAAATACTATTGTGAAAAAtcagcaaaaaagaaaaattaacaa actTCAAGatgttattaacaatttaaaaaaaactcacTCCGCTTTGGAAGAATCAAAAAAGGCGGAAATTCAAAAGCTCACGAATCAAATATTGAAGTCGCAAAAATCTGTGTTGGAATTGGAGAAGAAATCTGACTATCTTGCGattatcaatgataaaaaGTACATGCAAGTATgggatatgaatattaaaactgCGAATGAATTAATCGATAAG attttaacgGCAGATAGAATTATACACGAACAATTGTTATTACTTGAATGGCAACCACCGGAAGAGcagttattgaaaaaagaagatttgcCTTCGTATTGCGGCGCGATGTGTGCCTTAAAAAcag aaCAAGAGGAAGCcaagaaaagaagaacgatctctaaattatataaaccaCCAACTACCttggaagaaataaatttagaacgaCGCTTattgaatcatatttttaaattgatttctaaTCAATGTGATTATCTTATTGAAGACACATTGAAAATCTTACTTTCTGAATACACGgaagagaataatttattgattcgaTTGGATAAAGTATTTGAG gcgttaaaaataacgaatgaaCAAGagcttcaatttttattaaattttttcttaccaTACGCGCATTGTCCCActtgcataattaaaattgtaaaaattcctAGTGAAGAAATTACTGAAAGTTCATCttt aagcaCTCTTCCTGAGATTTATGAAAACGATTTCGATacggaagaaattaaattgataggaGCTGTGAAAGCGGCGCTTTATGATGAATCAAAAACTAGCGATAAACGTGAGACGGAAACTCAGACAAAGGAAATCATATCAGAAGAATCTTCTTTGATTGATTCAACAGGTGTTGAAACATATATTGCATCGACTTGTATTTCGGAAGGCATTATTGAAATTACTGATG ccGCTGGTGAATCAAAAAGACTATTAACATGCGATAAAGGTCATTTATTGGCAATTGAAActgaatttgttttaaatgcaGTAAAAGAATTTGTGGAAAGATGTGAATTTGTtaggaaagaaatttcattggaTAAAGATgcaattaaagagaaaataacaGTATCTCGTAATATAAcggaaaaagatataatagatttttgggaacgatatcgaaatattttttcgaaagataaagaaaaattatgggATAATTTGTTGGTTGGTCTTAAACAGTATTATGAAGTGTTAAAAGAAAGGCATAAATTAAATGCTGAAATAAAAGCATTACGAAAACAAAATACTGAAATGCGTCGTTTACTAAGCGGAAATATACCAGAG CCTGAAATCATGCAGCAAATTCAAAAGGATATAATGAATTCTACATTTGATATGTAA